The DNA window ATATAGATTGACCATGTTCCCTAATACTAGTACGATTGCAGCCTCACCTGGCAGCCCTACAATATTCATGAAAGGCTTAAAAATATTAGATATAGCTTCTAATAGAAAAGTATGCTTTAGAATCGTTACTGCAAAGTAAACAGGTATTATAATTTTAGCCAATGTCCAAGTGGTATTCAATCCACTTTTTAGACCTTTTATAATCGTTTGCTTATAATCCCAGCTGTTCTTATTGTTTTCAGGCTTTAAGGAGCTATCTTTCAAGCAATTTTCTCCCACAATGTCATCCCCTCTTCTATAATAATAATAACGATATTATTATAGCATAGAGAGCCTTGCTTCGTCACAACTAAAAAGCAGATACATATAGTACCTGCTTTTATGCTAAGTTTTTATTCGAAGCTGTTAATTGCCCAGTCCATTTTCCACATTTATCTCCATATCTAGCTATAATAGAATTATTTGCAACTATCTCAATTACTTCACACATATTAGAACAATCTCCACATTCGGAGCCTTTAACCTTATATGGTACATCTGAAATGCCCAATCCTCTGAAGCTTGTTTTTCCTTTAACCTTTATTTCCTCCTTAGCTAGTAATGCTACTCCAATAGCTCCCATAACATCAAAATGTTCTGGTATTAGAACACTCGTATTGAGAACATCTTCAAAGGCTTTCTTGATTCCTGCATTGGCAGCTACTCCCCCTTGAAAGACTACTGAATCTAGAATCTCTTTTCCCTTTCCCACATTATTCAAATAGTTTCTGACTAATGCTTCACAAAGACCTCTTACTATATCCTCCTGATTATGACCTAGCTGCTGCTTATGTATCATATCTGATTCTGCAAAAACTGCACATCTGCCAGCTATTCTGACCGGATTTTTAGATTTTAAAGCTAGCATCCCAAATTCTTGAATTTGAATATCAAGTCTTGAAGCTTGCCTATCTAGGAAGGATCCTGTTCCTGCAGCACAAACAGTATTCATTGCAAAATCAGTAACTACCCCATCTCTAAGTAATATTATCTTTGAATCCTGTCCTCCTATTTCTAAAATAGTCCTGACATCCGGAACATATTTTATTGATGCTACAGCATGTGAGGTTATTTCATTTTTCACTACATCTGCACCTAATATCATACTAGCTAGATATCTCCCACTGCCAGTAGCTCCTACTCCCTTTATTGATAAATCTCCTAATTCCTTTTTAATTTCTCCAAGTCCATTCTGTAAAATTTCTATAGGCTTACCTTGAGTTCGTATGTATTTCTTTAGTAAAATATTATCCTCTTCATCTATTAAGATAATATTTGTGCTTACAGAACCAACATCAACCCCTAAGTAACATTCTTTCAATATCTTTTTCCTCCCTTCTTTTTTTCAAAAGGTCTACAAATGCCTCTAGTCTAGTTAGGTATCCAGCCTCACCTGTCATCTCATCAACTACTAAAGTAAGTATAGGTATATTATAATCTCTCTGAATAGCAGGAAGAATACTTTCAGCCACTATCTCTGGCATACAAGTTAACGGAAATATCTGCACTAGCCCATCAAATCCAGATTGAGCATACTGCACTGCGCTACCTATGGTTTCTCTTCCATGCCCTCCTACTAAGGTACTTAAGTATGGTCTTGCTGCCTCCCATTTACCTTTTTCCTCCTTTGAGCCAAATGGAAATGAAAATATATGATGTCTTGCCCAGTTGCTTGGTGTTAAAGCTTTTTCTACTTCTGCACCAAGATGCCCAAGCTTTTTTTCTACATCTAAATTTACGAAAGGTTCAATAATAGTATATATCTCTCCAATTATACCAATTTTAATTGGTCTTTTTTCAGCGTCTATTTCTATTTCATCTAGTCTTTCTCTAGATTTTTTAATAAGCTGCAAAATTTCCTGTACTCCGTGTGTATATTCTATATCCCTATAAAATTCTTCCATTATCATATCTACCTCATATCCATTTAAAGCTATTGGACGCTTTTTATTTGCAAGATCGGTTAGGGCATCTGCATCGCATAGTATTTTATATGCCCTTTTACCGCTTCTTATAATTTTATAAGGATTTGACGTATTCATTGCCTCAGCTACTCGATTTATCAATACCATTGGCTTGCCGTCAGGAGGATCAAAAGCTATGATTCTAGCATCATATCCTAAATCTTTTAATAGGGCCTGTTCCATAACAGGATAAAAGCCAAATCTACAGGGACCACAGCTACCAGTTATTATTACAGTATCTGCACCTTTTTCAATGGCCTCAATATAATTACCAATGTTTATTTTCAAAGGCAGGCAAATTGACTCAGGTGAGTATTTAGTTCCCAGCTCAAGGGTTCTTTTACTGCATCTAGGCGCTAAAACCACTTCATTACCTAAATCCTCCAGTAGTCCTTTAACAGCAATATATGTATTACCCATGTGTGGAAATGTTATTTTCATTTTTACTCCTCCGTTTAATCATGTCTATAAATGCTTCAATTCTAGTATTTATGCCAGCTTCTCCTGTATGTTCGTCTATTGTCAATAGGGTAAAAGGAATACATTCCTTCCTAGCTTCTCGCTGTACAAAATCTATCAGTACTGAATCAACCCCACATCCAAAAGAAGAGACATATATTATCCCATCTATTTTTTTCTCATTAATCATATAAAATGATGAACCAATAATTCTTTTTCCAAAACTCCAAAACATTCTTTTAGGCAACATTGAGGAATAATAATCTGCCTTGACAGTATCTATCATCTCCGGGGTCACAACCCTAATGCCATTGCTCCATAGTTTTTTTATTAAGTTCATATTTATATATTCATCATATAGATTATACGGATGACCTACTAGCATAAATATAGGCCCATTATTATTAATTGGCCTTATTGCTTTAGTAGCACTATTATAAATCTGTATGGCCTCAATAGGTATCACACCTTTATTGATGAGTCCTCTATAGTTCTCATAATGTTTAGATGCAACTTTATAGGCTTTCTTTATCTTAGAAATATTTGGAGTAATATGTTTCCCGGCTTCTTCAACTGCATCGATTAATCCAGAATTAGATTTTATTAAATTTACTTTTAAGTCAATACAATTGGGAAGGTTATCTACTGAATTTTGCACCATTTCAGGTAATCCTAAATATTTTGGGCAACCATACTCTCTTTTTTGAATGCTAATCATTTTAGGAATAAACAGATAATCTACCTTATCCCTTAGACTCATTACATGCCCATGATATACTTTTACTGGGAGACAGGCTTCATCTACACAATTTGAAACTCCATCATTTAATATAAATTTATTTGTTTTAGGAGAAACAACTACTTCTGCTCCAAGCTCATTAAAAAATTCCTTCCATAAAGGAAAATAATCATAAAAAAATAGGCTTTGTGGAATACCAACCTTGAAAGACATTAAATCCCTCCAATCTCACTAGTATAGTATGGGCTAAATGTCTTGTTTTTATAACCTATAGGAGAAGATAATTTATTTGATTAGTTTGATCTATTCCTACTGCAAGGGGATGAAAAGACATAGAGGACAGAAGAAAAAGATAAAAAGCGGAAGTCAAATATTTAATGTAATCTGATAGAGGTTCAAAATTTGCCTTAACCTGAAAGGGTGTAGACTTACCATGTGGTATTTCCTGGCAGGAGGGGATTGTAAACCTATGAATTTTAATAACTCAACGACGGATAAAACGGAGAGTCCAAAAGACATAAAATCACTTTCCAACCAATAAGAATCCATTGATTGGGCAAGTTAAATACAATGTTAATAGGCTACAAATCCGAATCGCTAAGAAAGGCAAAAACAAAAAGTGTCCATTAGGAACCCCGGCATGTATGATATATCCATGCAGGCCCTTTATGCTCTAGCACTTGAGCCTATTGCTGAAACATAGGTTGATAGCATTTTTTGATTTTCGCAGAGTGGGAAGTGCAAAAAACAAATCTTTTGTATGCTTACTAGAAAATGTTCTCCAACATGGATACTTGAGGGAGATATCAAAGGCTGTTTTGATAACATCAACCATGACTGGTTACAATCCAATACTCCAGTGGACAAGAGAATCATGAAACAATTCCTAAAATCAGGTTTTATTTATGAAGGTAAACTGCTGTATATCACATAATTACTGGGTTTCCCTTTGATTTACTTTGCATAATCTTCGGTAATGATTATAAAGTAGACCCAAAAATCATTGAATGAGGTATTTTAATGAAAAAAACAATTAAGGAACTATTGCGTTTAGGATACACGGAATGCTCTATGAAGTTTTATCGTAACAGGTGGCAAAAAATCCTACAGTTTGCAGAGGAGAATAACGAAACCCATTATTCTGAACAATTAGGGATTAATTATGTTGAAAACCATTTTCAGATTTATAAAAAGAACTTTGACCAAACCCTATCACAGAAAGATACACAGGAACTTTGTATCATCCAAATGATTGGAGATTTTCAGCTCCATCATAAAGCTTTAATGCGATGTTACAAACATCAAGAATTTCTTAAAGATCAATATTATATTATCATCAGCAATGACTTCAGTAAATACTGTGAATCTAAAGATTATTCCAAGGTAGCTGTAGATCATTATGTGAAACAATCAAAACGATTTATAGATTATCTGGTTTCTCAGGAGATTTACGACTACCAAAATATCACTCTTCCTATTGTCAACAGCTATATCAATACACTAGCTAGATATACCTATACAACTGTGGAACAGAATATCTGCTCCATTCGTGCATTTTTAAGATATCTTTTGTAAGCGTATAATAATTGATGGATTTTATAACTGATCCCCAAATGAGATAATGAAGTAGACTTGTGAACACTCTTAAAGTGTTTACAAGTGTTACAAACACTTTAAAAGTCTCAGGAGGGATATCTGTATGGACATGAGAACTGTAAGTCATCAGGTTAAGGTTCAGGAATGGCGTGAAATTATCTCTAGATGTAGAAATAGTGGTATGCCAGTACGAGAATGGTGTAGCAAAAATGGAATTAAGCCAAGTCAATTCTATTACTGGCTAAGGGTAATTCGCAATGAGTCTCTGGCATTGATACCAAGAGAACTGCAGGTAGTTCAACCTTCTTTTGCAGCTGTTAAAGTTTCTGAAATGAACAATACAGACACTGATGAGGCTGGTACCTGTGCAGTAGTAAAAACTAGTTCATTTTCCATCGAAATTAAGAATGCTGCTAATCCTAAAACACTGGAGCAGGTTCTCCAGATATTAGATAGCTTATGTTAGCAGAATTTAATGACTTTGTCCATATTTACGTTGCATGTGGGCATACGGATATGAGAAAATCAATCGATGGTCTTGCAGCCATTGTATCTCAGAATTTTCATCTTGATCCCTTTGAAAAAAGTCTGTTTTTGTTCTGTGGAAGAAGACGTGACAGAATAAAAGGATTATTATGGGAGGGAGATGGTTTTTTACTACTTTACAAAAGACTTGAAGGAGGTTCTTTTAGCTGGCCCAAAGATCCTCAATACGTCTTAGAGATAACCCCTCAGCAGTATCGTTGGTTAATGGAAGGTCTATCTATTCACCAGAAAAATACCATACCTAAATTAGAGAAAAAAAGAGTAATTTAAAGGCTTAAAAACGCTAAAAAATGCGTATTTTAAGCCTTTTTTTAGTAGCTTTTTCAAACAAAAAATGGTATAATTAAGATAGATAAAAACTTAGGGAGAAGGCTAAATTCCAATGACTGAAAGCTTGATAATACAAACACTTCAAAAGACAATTGAATCACAAAATGAAATAATAGAATCTCTAAGAAAAGAGCTTCAACGTGCTAATGAAAATGTAGAATTTTTATTAAAGAAACTATATGGCAGAAAGACTGAAAAAACATCTGCAATTGATGGACAACTTGTAATTGAGGAAGTGGCTCTTGGTCTTTTTAATGAAGCAGAAGTAACTGCAGATTTTACAGAGCTAGAACCAGTTCCATTCGAAGAACCTGTAAAAAGAACACGTTCAGGTTACAAAAGGAAGGCAGCATTTAAAAATATCCCTCAGCAAGACCAAGTATACAAATTAGAAGAAACTCAAAGGAATTGTCCTAAATGTGGAGATAATCTATCAGTCGTAGGTAAGAAATTTTTACGTTCAGAAATTAAATATATTCCAGCCGAAATCAGCATTGTAAATATATATCAGGAGACCTATGAGTGCAGAAAATGTAAAAAAGAAGGTCTACCTTCTATTTTTAATTCCTATACTCCAGAACCAGTATTACAACATTCCTATGCCACTGCATCAAGTGTAGCTTGGACTATGTATCAAAAGTTCGTACAAGCAGTTCCCCTATATCGCCAAGAAAAAGATTGGAAGCAGATGGGTTTTTGGGTAAGCCGTGCAACACTATCCAATTGGATACTAAAGACATCCGAAGAGTGGTTAATGCCTGTAGTGGAAAAACTTGAGGAAGAACTCTTAAAAGAGAAATATCTACATTGTGATGAGACTCCAGTTCAAGTATTAAACGAGCCAGGAAAGAAAAATACTACTAAGTCATATATGTGGGTTTACTCTACATCCACTCATGCAGATCATGGCATTAGAATATTTAAATATTCTATGGGCAGAGCTGGAGAAAACGCAAGCAAGTTTCTCCAAGGGTTTAGTGGATTCTTACATACGGATGCTTTTTCAGGTTACGGAAAAGTAAAAGATATCCGCCACTGCCTGTGCTGGGCTCATGTCAGGAGTAATGAGAAGTTGATTTTAATGGGATGTAATTAGTACCAAGCCTTAATTTATCAAATTTGACTTTATATTACTTCCCATTTTATTATTGATTATCCTAGACTATTTAACCATTCTAATAGAGACTTATTTTCCTGCCAAATGGGCAAATCATCACTTGGAACCAGATTCATACCTTTTTCTAAGGCTTTTCTTTTCATTTCTCCATCAATTCTAGCGTAAATTTCTGTCGTTTTAATATCCACATGGCCTAAAAGATCTCTTATATATATTAAATTAACACCTGCCTGCAGAAGATGCATACTTTTACTATGGCGGAAACAATGAGGGGTAAATTTATCTGGAAAATAATCCTTATAAGTTTCTTTTGCTATTTTTACATATTTATCAATAATATAAGAAACACCTTTTCTAGTTAATTTTCCACCCATCCTATTTTGAAATAATGGTTCAAAATTTAAATTATCCTTATTGAGACTATAACTTTCCATATAATCCTTAAGAAGTTTTGACATTGATGGCAATATTGGAATAATACGTATTTTATCCCCCTTACCAGTTATTTTTACTGTACCAGGGATGTTTAATCTAATATCAATTGGCCTTAAATCACACAGTTCTTGTACTCTGCAACCAGTATCATACAAAAGACTGAGTAATGTAGCATCACGTAGACCTGCTTTTGACCTTGTATCAGGAAGATTTAGTAAAAACCCCATGGTATCCTGATCTATATACTCTATAGTTCCATTTTTTGTTTTCTTGTAGGGAATATCTAGTATTTGTTTCATTTGCACCATAATAGAAGGCTCTTTTTTCATTAAATAGCGACAAAATGAATGTATTGAAGCTAGTCTGATATTACGGGTAGAAATGCTGTTATTACGTTTGTTCTCTAGCCATTTAAGAAAATTTAATATATTGTCTTGGTTCAAACTACTTATTTGAATTTTTTCAGGAGAAATAGATAATTCTGATTCGTAAAAGTTCAATAAAAGCCTAAACATATCCCTATATGAAAGAATTGTATTTGTGCTAAGACCTGCTATACCAGGGAGATACTTAGATAAATAATTTGAAATATAAATTGATAGATTAGTAGGTTTCATTATTTTCCTCCTTCAATTGTGGAAGAACATCACAACCAGAATTTATCAATAACTCAAGAATTTCCGGATAAAATTCTGATGTTAACCTTAGGTAATGCTGGGTTTCTTTAATTGATGTATGCCCAATATAAACAGATAAGAGTGGTAGTCCCGCATAAATATCTACTCCCGATCTTTGCATGGATTGTAATGTATGAACACAAAAAGTGTGCCTTAAGTCATGTTCCCTTGGTCCAAGGCCTACCCCTAAATGACTTATTCCTGCTAATTTTAGTATTATTCTAAACCATTTATATATGGTTGCCCTGGTAATATGTTCAGTATATTTAGCTGGAAATAGGTAATTATTTAAGTTAGTATTCTTTCTAAATCTACAAATATAATCTTTCAATATTTCTGCCATAGGATCAGATAAAGGAACCAACCTATCTTTGTTTAATTTAGCTTCGTGGATAGATATTAGATTATTTTCTAAATCTACATCTTCATATTTAATATTAGCAGTTTCTGTTGCCCTTAGACCACAACTGTATATCAGGCGATAAAGAATGGGCACCTGTATATGTCGCAAACTTCCAGAGTAGGGCTTAATTGAATCCGTAGCCTCAAAAATTCGAGATATTTCTTCTTTAGTAAATATATATGGCTGATATTTTTTTATCTTTATCTTTGGAATTTCAGGATAATTGACCTGAAAGCTATAACATTCAGCATATCTACAAAATTGTAGTATAGTGTTTACCCTAGAATTATGGGTACTTGATTTTTCATTAATTCTTCTCATACACCATGATTCAAGTAATTCTAAAGGAATTTTCTTTCCTGATAAATCATAGTTTTTAGATAGTAATGAGAATCTAAACAGAACTCCTTCTTCAATTCCATATTTAAAACCTAATGAACGCTTGTAATCAATATACTGAATTATTATATCTTTCAAATCCCCAACAGGCGTATAATCCATTTTAGAATTTTCGGTTGTCCTAGTATCTTTGTGTCCAAGGATTTCTGATATAATTGGTAATGGTATATTATTTTCTAGTAGATGGGTTGCAAGTGTGCTTCTTAATGCATGAGGGCCTCCTTTACCATAGACTTTACAATCAATGCCAGCATTATTAGCATGACTAGTATAATAATGTCATAGTCACGAATGACTATGCTGTTAACACATTTCTATTATTTCGTAACAGAAGAAGGAGTTCTTCCTTCATCAGACGTTACTTCTTAAATTAATATGTCTGACGGTTCCTGGTAGACTCCAGACCTATCATAAAGTATAATCTTTACGGATAGGATAAAGAATGTTCATCTCCTTGGGAAGTCAGTTTCTACTGACCTATACCTACGATTAAGTCAATTAGTCCATTCAATGAGGTTTTATGATTTGGCTGGTTGGGAGCCTCAGGCTATACCTGTATCACATGCTAGGATGTGTACTCATTGCTTGGAAATGGATTCCTATCAGAAAGGAGCTGTAGATCATGTCAAACATTATTAAATATGATTCTTTTATTTCGGTTGGTATTGATGTTGGTGCTGACTTTAGCTGGATGTCTATTGCACTACCTAACCAAACCTTTGTAGGAAAACCTTTCAAAATTCTACATTCTGATTTAAATTCCCTAGCTGCTTCTGTTTCTAAAATCAAAGAAGCAGAAGAGCTGTATTCTTTGGAAAGTCGCATTTTCCTCGAATCCACGGGAATTTATCATTACCCACTCTTCTGCTAT is part of the Proteiniborus sp. MB09-C3 genome and encodes:
- a CDS encoding nucleoside recognition domain-containing protein, which translates into the protein MGENCLKDSSLKPENNKNSWDYKQTIIKGLKSGLNTTWTLAKIIIPVYFAVTILKHTFLLEAISNIFKPFMNIVGLPGEAAIVLVLGNMVNLYAALGSIATLTLTSKEITIIAVMLSFSHSLFMETAVAKKTGINVVVILFIRLSLAILSGLILNILL
- a CDS encoding acyl-CoA dehydratase activase; its protein translation is MLKECYLGVDVGSVSTNIILIDEEDNILLKKYIRTQGKPIEILQNGLGEIKKELGDLSIKGVGATGSGRYLASMILGADVVKNEITSHAVASIKYVPDVRTILEIGGQDSKIILLRDGVVTDFAMNTVCAAGTGSFLDRQASRLDIQIQEFGMLALKSKNPVRIAGRCAVFAESDMIHKQQLGHNQEDIVRGLCEALVRNYLNNVGKGKEILDSVVFQGGVAANAGIKKAFEDVLNTSVLIPEHFDVMGAIGVALLAKEEIKVKGKTSFRGLGISDVPYKVKGSECGDCSNMCEVIEIVANNSIIARYGDKCGKWTGQLTASNKNLA
- a CDS encoding CoA protein activase — encoded protein: MKITFPHMGNTYIAVKGLLEDLGNEVVLAPRCSKRTLELGTKYSPESICLPLKINIGNYIEAIEKGADTVIITGSCGPCRFGFYPVMEQALLKDLGYDARIIAFDPPDGKPMVLINRVAEAMNTSNPYKIIRSGKRAYKILCDADALTDLANKKRPIALNGYEVDMIMEEFYRDIEYTHGVQEILQLIKKSRERLDEIEIDAEKRPIKIGIIGEIYTIIEPFVNLDVEKKLGHLGAEVEKALTPSNWARHHIFSFPFGSKEEKGKWEAARPYLSTLVGGHGRETIGSAVQYAQSGFDGLVQIFPLTCMPEIVAESILPAIQRDYNIPILTLVVDEMTGEAGYLTRLEAFVDLLKKRREEKDIERMLLRG
- a CDS encoding acyl-CoA dehydratase activase-related protein; translation: MSFKVGIPQSLFFYDYFPLWKEFFNELGAEVVVSPKTNKFILNDGVSNCVDEACLPVKVYHGHVMSLRDKVDYLFIPKMISIQKREYGCPKYLGLPEMVQNSVDNLPNCIDLKVNLIKSNSGLIDAVEEAGKHITPNISKIKKAYKVASKHYENYRGLINKGVIPIEAIQIYNSATKAIRPINNNGPIFMLVGHPYNLYDEYINMNLIKKLWSNGIRVVTPEMIDTVKADYYSSMLPKRMFWSFGKRIIGSSFYMINEKKIDGIIYVSSFGCGVDSVLIDFVQREARKECIPFTLLTIDEHTGEAGINTRIEAFIDMIKRRSKNENNISTHG
- the tnpB gene encoding IS66 family insertion sequence element accessory protein TnpB (TnpB, as the term is used for proteins encoded by IS66 family insertion elements, is considered an accessory protein, since TnpC, encoded by a neighboring gene, is a DDE family transposase.), whose product is MLAEFNDFVHIYVACGHTDMRKSIDGLAAIVSQNFHLDPFEKSLFLFCGRRRDRIKGLLWEGDGFLLLYKRLEGGSFSWPKDPQYVLEITPQQYRWLMEGLSIHQKNTIPKLEKKRVI
- a CDS encoding IS66 family transposase produces the protein MTESLIIQTLQKTIESQNEIIESLRKELQRANENVEFLLKKLYGRKTEKTSAIDGQLVIEEVALGLFNEAEVTADFTELEPVPFEEPVKRTRSGYKRKAAFKNIPQQDQVYKLEETQRNCPKCGDNLSVVGKKFLRSEIKYIPAEISIVNIYQETYECRKCKKEGLPSIFNSYTPEPVLQHSYATASSVAWTMYQKFVQAVPLYRQEKDWKQMGFWVSRATLSNWILKTSEEWLMPVVEKLEEELLKEKYLHCDETPVQVLNEPGKKNTTKSYMWVYSTSTHADHGIRIFKYSMGRAGENASKFLQGFSGFLHTDAFSGYGKVKDIRHCLCWAHVRSNEKLILMGCN
- a CDS encoding site-specific integrase, which gives rise to MKPTNLSIYISNYLSKYLPGIAGLSTNTILSYRDMFRLLLNFYESELSISPEKIQISSLNQDNILNFLKWLENKRNNSISTRNIRLASIHSFCRYLMKKEPSIMVQMKQILDIPYKKTKNGTIEYIDQDTMGFLLNLPDTRSKAGLRDATLLSLLYDTGCRVQELCDLRPIDIRLNIPGTVKITGKGDKIRIIPILPSMSKLLKDYMESYSLNKDNLNFEPLFQNRMGGKLTRKGVSYIIDKYVKIAKETYKDYFPDKFTPHCFRHSKSMHLLQAGVNLIYIRDLLGHVDIKTTEIYARIDGEMKRKALEKGMNLVPSDDLPIWQENKSLLEWLNSLG
- a CDS encoding tyrosine-type recombinase/integrase, translating into MKDIIIQYIDYKRSLGFKYGIEEGVLFRFSLLSKNYDLSGKKIPLELLESWCMRRINEKSSTHNSRVNTILQFCRYAECYSFQVNYPEIPKIKIKKYQPYIFTKEEISRIFEATDSIKPYSGSLRHIQVPILYRLIYSCGLRATETANIKYEDVDLENNLISIHEAKLNKDRLVPLSDPMAEILKDYICRFRKNTNLNNYLFPAKYTEHITRATIYKWFRIILKLAGISHLGVGLGPREHDLRHTFCVHTLQSMQRSGVDIYAGLPLLSVYIGHTSIKETQHYLRLTSEFYPEILELLINSGCDVLPQLKEENNETY
- a CDS encoding transposase, which translates into the protein MSNIIKYDSFISVGIDVGADFSWMSIALPNQTFVGKPFKILHSDLNSLAASVSKIKEAEELYSLESRIFLESTGIYHYPLFCYLRDKGFLVSIINPIITKNSTNINIRKVHNDKFDSKSCINWFKA